The Oscillatoria sp. FACHB-1407 genome includes a window with the following:
- a CDS encoding 3-hydroxyacyl-CoA dehydrogenase/enoyl-CoA hydratase family protein: MMFKPFQTAAVLGAGVMGTQIAAHLANAGLTVHLLELPAQSGDRNALVEGAFKKALKQSPPIFYTEQTAQRVILGNYEDHFDRLSNVDWVIEVVVENLAVKQQLMERVEKTVRPDTIISSNTSGLSIGAIAQHRSKSFRKRFLGTHFFNPPRYLKLLELIPTADTDPHVLARLQWFGRMHLGKGIVIAKDTPNFIANRIGIFVTMLGLKALTEQGYTIEEIDTLTGTLVGRPKSGTFRTADLVGLDTLTYVSDNLYPAIPQDEQREMFRVPELMRKLMETGSLGAKAGQGFYKKVKGEIHSVNLKTFAYEPAKPQNLGNLDAIAKTSDLGDRLRKLYQQKDRAGDFFRQTMLATLAYSANRIPEIADHPEDIDQAMRWGFGWEMGPFEIWDALGFNTVLADLQKAGLTVPAWVESLQGSFYTQQNTAVTKATDEIHLADIKANPKSMLWHNAEAVLLDLGDRVALFEFRSKANTLSLQVIDGLGAALDWLETHDYRGMVIGNEGENFCVGINLAEVGKMVEWEKLNPFNRNHRALNDLIVKFQSLMQRIHYFHKPIVAAVQGRVLGGGCELVMACPHVVASAETYIGLVELGVGLIPAGGGLMRMTRWAASRAATDTPGDILPFLKRVFETIGMAKVANSAYEGMALGFLNPMTKVVINGDRRLYAAKQEVLCLDELGYTAPARNPIHVLGQPARAVFEHMAHTMMQGGYISEYDRTLANRLAYVLAGGDLTSPSLVDDDYLLRLERENFVPLVDEPKTKERILHMLTTKKPLRN; the protein is encoded by the coding sequence ATGATGTTTAAACCATTTCAAACAGCTGCTGTATTGGGTGCGGGGGTGATGGGAACCCAGATCGCCGCACACCTGGCAAACGCAGGGTTGACCGTTCATTTGCTAGAGCTTCCAGCCCAATCGGGCGATCGCAACGCTCTCGTTGAAGGGGCTTTCAAAAAAGCATTGAAGCAATCTCCCCCGATTTTCTACACCGAACAAACGGCTCAGCGAGTGATTCTGGGCAATTACGAAGACCATTTCGATCGCCTGTCTAATGTGGATTGGGTGATTGAAGTTGTCGTGGAAAATTTAGCCGTTAAACAGCAGTTGATGGAGCGAGTCGAAAAGACCGTTCGCCCCGATACGATTATCTCCAGCAACACCAGTGGGTTGTCGATTGGGGCGATCGCCCAACATCGCTCTAAGTCCTTCCGCAAGCGATTTCTGGGGACTCACTTCTTCAACCCACCCCGCTATCTCAAGTTGTTAGAACTGATTCCCACCGCAGACACCGATCCACACGTGTTGGCACGACTGCAATGGTTCGGACGAATGCATTTGGGCAAGGGAATTGTCATCGCCAAGGATACGCCCAACTTTATTGCCAATCGCATCGGCATCTTTGTCACCATGTTGGGGTTAAAAGCCCTGACAGAACAGGGCTACACCATTGAAGAGATTGATACCTTAACGGGAACGCTGGTGGGTCGTCCGAAATCGGGCACATTCCGTACCGCCGATCTGGTGGGGTTGGATACGCTCACCTATGTATCGGATAATCTCTATCCCGCGATTCCACAGGATGAGCAGCGAGAGATGTTTCGCGTGCCAGAGTTGATGCGGAAACTGATGGAGACTGGCTCATTGGGCGCAAAAGCCGGACAGGGATTTTACAAAAAAGTAAAGGGTGAAATTCATTCTGTCAATCTCAAAACCTTTGCCTATGAGCCTGCAAAACCCCAGAACTTGGGCAATCTGGACGCGATCGCCAAAACGTCTGACTTGGGCGATCGCCTGCGTAAGCTCTACCAGCAAAAAGACCGTGCCGGAGACTTTTTCCGACAAACGATGTTGGCAACGTTGGCTTACAGTGCCAATCGCATTCCTGAAATTGCCGACCATCCTGAAGATATTGATCAGGCGATGCGTTGGGGCTTTGGTTGGGAAATGGGTCCCTTTGAAATCTGGGATGCGTTGGGATTCAATACGGTTCTCGCGGATCTGCAAAAAGCTGGATTGACTGTCCCGGCATGGGTGGAATCGCTTCAGGGTAGTTTCTACACTCAGCAGAATACGGCAGTTACCAAAGCCACTGATGAGATTCACTTGGCAGACATCAAGGCAAATCCCAAATCAATGCTCTGGCACAATGCTGAAGCTGTTCTATTAGATTTGGGCGATCGCGTTGCCCTGTTTGAGTTTCGTTCCAAAGCGAATACCCTCAGCCTGCAAGTGATTGACGGGCTCGGCGCAGCCCTCGACTGGTTGGAAACCCACGACTATCGCGGCATGGTGATTGGTAACGAAGGCGAGAATTTCTGCGTGGGAATTAACCTGGCAGAAGTCGGCAAAATGGTGGAATGGGAAAAGCTGAATCCCTTTAACCGCAACCATCGTGCCCTCAATGATCTGATTGTCAAATTTCAATCCTTGATGCAGCGGATTCACTATTTCCATAAGCCAATTGTGGCAGCAGTTCAAGGGCGCGTATTAGGCGGTGGCTGTGAATTGGTGATGGCGTGTCCTCATGTGGTCGCCAGTGCAGAAACCTACATTGGATTGGTGGAATTGGGCGTTGGGTTGATTCCGGCAGGGGGTGGCTTGATGCGGATGACCCGGTGGGCAGCAAGTCGAGCCGCGACTGATACTCCCGGTGACATCTTGCCATTCCTCAAGCGAGTGTTTGAAACCATTGGCATGGCGAAAGTAGCGAATAGTGCTTATGAAGGGATGGCGTTGGGATTCTTGAACCCAATGACCAAAGTGGTGATCAATGGCGATCGCCGTCTCTACGCTGCCAAACAAGAAGTCCTGTGTTTGGATGAATTGGGTTACACTGCCCCAGCCCGGAATCCTATTCATGTGCTGGGACAACCTGCCCGTGCGGTGTTTGAACACATGGCACACACCATGATGCAGGGGGGCTACATCAGTGAATACGATCGCACCCTGGCAAATCGGTTGGCGTATGTCCTGGCAGGAGGCGACCTGACATCTCCATCACTAGTGGATGACGACTATCTACTGCGGTTAGAGCGAGAAAACTTTGTGCCGCTGGTGGATGAGCCAAAGACGAAAGAACGAATTTTGCACATGCTGACAACCAAGAAGCCCTTGAGAAACTAA
- a CDS encoding thiolase family protein — MNNTYIVSSVRTAVGKAPRGTLRHTRPDDLGATAVKGAIAQVPGLVSNQIDDVILGCAMPEAEQGFNIGRIVALRAGLPDSVAGCTVNRLCASGLQAIAMANQAIAVGQADVMVAGGVESMSLIPMGGHQFLPNAELLTVAPGSYMTMGLTAENVAERFHVSRAEQDAFALRSHQRALKAIANGQFKDEIVPLTVRETLYQNGQTETHEIVFDTDEGPRLDTSLEALSHLKPAFRMSGSVTAGNASQTSDGAAATVLMSERMVTELGVKPLGRLLGFAVVGVAPEIMGIGPVVAIPKVLQQVGLTLGDIGLIELNEAFAAQSLAIIRELGLNDEIVNVNGGAIALGHPLGCSGAKLTATLLHEMKRRGVRYGLVTMCVGGGMGAAGVFENLML; from the coding sequence ATGAACAACACCTACATTGTGAGTAGCGTTCGTACAGCGGTAGGCAAAGCACCGAGAGGCACCCTCCGTCACACCCGTCCCGATGACTTGGGGGCAACAGCCGTCAAAGGCGCGATCGCTCAAGTCCCTGGCTTAGTCTCGAACCAGATTGATGATGTCATTCTGGGTTGCGCCATGCCCGAAGCAGAACAGGGCTTTAACATCGGGCGAATTGTGGCACTGCGAGCAGGCTTACCCGACTCTGTTGCGGGCTGCACCGTAAATCGGCTGTGTGCATCAGGCTTACAGGCAATTGCTATGGCAAACCAGGCGATCGCTGTGGGTCAAGCCGATGTGATGGTGGCAGGCGGTGTGGAATCCATGAGCTTGATTCCCATGGGTGGACATCAGTTCTTACCCAACGCAGAACTGTTAACGGTTGCACCCGGTAGTTACATGACGATGGGACTGACTGCCGAGAATGTTGCAGAACGCTTTCACGTATCCCGTGCTGAGCAAGATGCGTTTGCGTTGCGATCGCACCAACGCGCCTTGAAGGCGATCGCCAACGGACAGTTTAAGGATGAAATCGTTCCACTTACTGTCCGCGAAACGCTGTATCAGAATGGTCAAACCGAAACCCATGAAATCGTCTTTGACACCGACGAAGGACCCCGTTTGGATACGAGTCTGGAAGCCTTGTCTCACCTCAAACCTGCCTTTCGCATGAGTGGCAGCGTCACGGCAGGCAACGCTTCTCAAACGTCGGATGGAGCAGCTGCAACCGTGTTGATGAGTGAACGGATGGTGACAGAACTGGGGGTTAAACCCCTGGGACGCTTGCTGGGATTTGCCGTCGTGGGAGTCGCGCCTGAAATTATGGGCATCGGCCCAGTGGTGGCGATTCCCAAGGTACTCCAGCAAGTGGGGTTGACGCTGGGTGACATTGGCTTAATTGAACTGAATGAAGCCTTTGCCGCCCAGTCGTTAGCCATCATTCGCGAATTGGGTTTGAATGACGAAATCGTGAATGTGAATGGAGGGGCGATCGCGCTTGGACATCCGCTTGGCTGCTCTGGGGCTAAGCTCACGGCTACTCTGCTGCACGAGATGAAACGGCGCGGCGTTCGTTATGGACTCGTCACCATGTGTGTGGGGGGTGGCATGGGTGCCGCAGGGGTTTTTGAAAATCTGATGTTGTAA
- a CDS encoding acyl-CoA dehydrogenase: MISLPLIWTLPVLLILFTVLGYLGASLWMWTVYAIAVLALFNPPIAIWGVFGAIALILNLPVLRQRLITAPIVKLIHQMKLLPKISETERAAIEAGNVWVEGEFFTGKPNFDRIRNEPYPEVSPELQAFLDGPVERVCQMATDWEIYQRKDLPPEVWDYLKQERFFGMMIPQEYGGLGFTNLAYSTVMVKLASRSFTHVATVGVTNSLGPAKLLLRYGTPEQKQHYLPRLARGEDIPCFALTEPTAGSDAANLSSHGEVFRGEDGKLYLRLNWRKRYITLGAIATLLGLAFRLRDPDNLLGKGQDVGITCVLVPTHTPGVLINKRHDPMGVPFYNSPTEGHNVILPIEQIIGGVEQAGQGWKMLMQALAAGRGISFPATCTGVAKLVSRVASAHSVVRQQFGLSIGRFEGVEEPLARIAGFTYVMDAVRLYTCGAVDRGEQPAVVSAIAKYNTTELSRTIINDGMDILGGSGICRGPRNLLANIYTATPISITVEGANILTRTLMIFGQGVIRCHPYVYAETQALHSGDIAAFDQAFWSHMGLMVRNLFRTTLLSLTRGRLARSPLAGPTASYYRKLVWASSTFALLTDLSLIAFGGSLKRKEKLTGRFADVLSWLYLGTATLRRFEAEGQQAEDLPIVHWVMQHAFAQMQTAFEGIFSNLDIPILGSLLRGPILTLWRLNSIGTEPSDQLGSQVAQSLQKQGMVRDRLTTGIHLPTDPDQALGRLEHAFDLVHQADPIFKRIKAANRAGHSTSSLDVVETAYQSGLISEAEKHLLREADKARNDAIQVDAFTMEDYQRERLMPLNATVVQ, from the coding sequence ATGATTTCCCTGCCGCTCATATGGACGCTTCCAGTGCTGCTGATTCTGTTCACAGTTCTGGGTTATTTGGGGGCATCCCTGTGGATGTGGACGGTCTATGCGATCGCCGTTCTTGCCCTCTTCAATCCACCGATCGCCATTTGGGGAGTGTTTGGCGCGATCGCCCTCATCCTCAATCTGCCTGTTTTGAGGCAACGACTGATCACGGCTCCCATCGTCAAACTGATTCACCAAATGAAACTGTTGCCAAAGATTTCGGAGACAGAACGAGCTGCGATCGAGGCAGGGAATGTGTGGGTAGAAGGGGAATTCTTCACAGGAAAACCGAACTTCGATCGCATCCGCAATGAACCCTATCCAGAAGTATCACCAGAATTGCAGGCGTTTCTCGATGGACCCGTCGAGCGAGTTTGCCAGATGGCGACAGATTGGGAGATTTACCAGCGCAAAGATTTGCCCCCCGAAGTGTGGGATTACCTGAAGCAAGAGCGTTTTTTCGGCATGATGATTCCCCAGGAGTATGGGGGATTAGGGTTTACTAACCTGGCGTATAGCACCGTCATGGTGAAACTTGCCTCACGTTCCTTCACCCATGTCGCCACTGTGGGTGTCACCAACTCTCTTGGTCCTGCCAAACTGCTCCTCCGCTACGGTACACCCGAACAAAAGCAACATTACCTACCCCGATTAGCCCGTGGTGAAGACATCCCCTGCTTTGCCCTGACGGAACCCACGGCTGGATCAGATGCCGCCAATCTTTCCTCACATGGGGAAGTGTTTCGGGGTGAAGATGGCAAGCTGTATCTGCGGCTAAACTGGCGCAAACGATACATCACATTGGGGGCGATCGCCACCCTGCTCGGACTCGCCTTCCGGTTGCGTGACCCCGATAACTTGCTGGGCAAAGGGCAGGATGTCGGCATTACCTGCGTCTTAGTGCCGACCCATACGCCTGGTGTGCTGATCAACAAACGTCACGACCCGATGGGGGTTCCCTTCTATAACTCGCCTACGGAAGGGCATAACGTCATCCTCCCCATCGAACAGATCATCGGTGGCGTGGAACAGGCAGGACAAGGCTGGAAGATGCTGATGCAGGCTCTCGCAGCAGGACGAGGCATTAGTTTCCCGGCAACCTGTACGGGAGTGGCAAAATTGGTGTCGCGTGTCGCCAGTGCCCACAGCGTTGTGCGTCAGCAGTTTGGCTTGTCGATTGGACGGTTTGAAGGCGTTGAAGAACCGCTTGCTCGCATCGCAGGATTCACCTATGTCATGGATGCCGTGCGGTTGTATACCTGTGGCGCAGTAGACCGGGGAGAACAACCTGCCGTTGTATCCGCGATCGCCAAATACAACACCACTGAACTCTCCCGCACCATCATCAACGATGGCATGGATATTTTGGGTGGCTCTGGCATTTGTCGCGGTCCCCGTAACTTGCTTGCCAATATCTACACCGCAACCCCCATTTCCATCACCGTCGAGGGAGCCAATATCCTCACCCGTACATTGATGATTTTTGGACAGGGCGTGATTCGTTGCCATCCTTACGTCTACGCCGAGACGCAAGCGTTGCACAGTGGAGATATTGCAGCCTTTGACCAAGCCTTCTGGTCGCACATGGGGTTGATGGTTCGTAACTTATTCCGAACCACGTTGCTGAGCCTGACCCGAGGACGATTGGCGCGATCGCCCCTCGCTGGACCCACCGCATCCTATTACCGCAAACTGGTTTGGGCTTCTTCTACCTTTGCTTTGCTGACTGATCTGTCTCTGATCGCCTTTGGTGGTTCGCTCAAACGCAAGGAAAAACTCACCGGACGATTTGCCGATGTGTTGTCCTGGTTGTATTTGGGAACTGCTACACTGAGACGATTTGAAGCAGAAGGACAACAAGCCGAAGACCTACCCATCGTTCATTGGGTGATGCAACATGCCTTTGCCCAAATGCAGACAGCTTTTGAAGGAATCTTCAGCAATTTGGATATTCCGATTCTGGGGAGTCTCCTGCGAGGACCTATCCTCACCCTCTGGCGATTAAATTCAATTGGCACAGAACCTTCTGATCAGCTAGGCAGTCAGGTCGCACAAAGTTTGCAGAAGCAGGGAATGGTGCGCGATCGCCTCACTACTGGTATTCACCTTCCCACTGACCCCGACCAAGCCCTGGGACGGTTAGAACATGCCTTTGATCTGGTTCATCAAGCCGATCCGATCTTCAAAAGAATCAAGGCGGCAAATCGTGCAGGACATTCAACCAGTTCTCTCGATGTAGTGGAAACTGCCTATCAATCCGGCTTAATTAGCGAAGCTGAAAAACATCTGCTGCGGGAAGCCGATAAGGCACGCAATGATGCCATTCAAGTCGATGCATTCACAATGGAAGATTATCAACGCGAACGGCTCATGCCCTTGAATGCCACTGTTGTCCAATAA